Part of the bacterium genome, CAACGCACTGGCGATCGCGCAGATCTGCCATCGGTTGGATGGCATCCCACTCGCCATCGAACTCGCGGCGGCCCGCGTCAAAGTGCTGGCGGTGGAGCAGATCGCCTCGCGGCTAGACGACCGGTTTCGGTTGCTCACTGGCGGGAGCCGCACCGCCCTCCCCCGCCAACAGACGTTACGGGCGGCGATGGACTGGAGTTATCGCTTGCTCACGGAGACGGAGCGGTGGCTACTCCAGAGGCTCTCCGTGTTCGCCGGAGGATGGACTCTCGATGCGGCCGAGGGAGTCTGCACGGGCGGAAACGTAGAGGCTACTGACATTCTCGAGTTGTTGACATCTCTCGTAGACAAGTCGCTGGTGCTGGCGGAGACTCAACGCGGTGAGGCCCGTTACCGGCTCCTCGATACGGTCCGGCAGTACGCTCGTGATCGACTGGCGGAAACGGGTGACGAAGCCGACGTGCGTACTCGGCATCGAGCGTGGTATGTAGCGTTCGCAGAGCGGGCTGATAGAGAATACCGCGGACCGCGCCAGCGCATCTGGCGAGACTACGACAACCTGCGAGCGGCGCTAGTTTGGGGGAAAGAAGATCCCGGAGGCGCAGAGGCTACGCTGAGGCTGGTCGGCGCATTGATTTGGTTTTGGTGGTTGTCCGGAAACTTGACCGAGCCACGGGGGTGGATTGAGGAAGCCCTGATTCGAAAAGGCGACGCGCCACGCTCGGTCCTCCCGGAAGTCTACTGGGGCGCGGCGCACTTCGCATGGCGATTCGACGACTATGAGCGGGCAAAGGCCTTTGCCAGCGAAGGGCTGGCGATCGCCCGTGATCTGGGCGACAAATGGAATGGGGCGTTCCTCGAAGCAAGTTTGGGGATTGTCGCGATGCGCCAGATGGTATACAGGGACGCCACCAAACATACGGAAGAGGCCGTCCGCCTAGCGCGGGAAGCGGGGGATAAATGGCGTCTCAGTATCTGCCTGAACCAACAAGGAATCGTGGCTCGTTTTCAGGGCAATCTGGGCTTGGCTGGAGATCTTCATAAAGAGGCCCTGTCATTAAGTGAGGATACGGCGGACCCCGCTATCATTTCCTATACGCTCCGGTGGATCGGCTTTGTGGCGCTCCAACAGGGGGACTATCAATATGCCGTAGAGGTGTTTATGGAGAGTCTCCGTCTTTCCCGTGAGGCGGGGTATCGGGTGACCATCCTTATGTGTTTACTAGGACTCGCGGACGTGTTCAGTGCCCTCAAGCAGGATGATCGAGCAGCCCGGTTATTTGCCGCGGCGGAGGCACTGCGAGCAGCAATCGGCCATCTCCTAGCGCCTCAAGATCAGGCGGAATACGAGGGACTTCTGGCCTCTGCGCGAAGCAGACTAGGAGCGGCCCCTTTCGCAGCGGCCTGGGCCGAGGGCCGGGCGATGACGCTGGAGCAGGCCATCGACTACGCGCTGGCAACAGAAACCGGCTGAGAAAATGTTCAATCCCTGGCCTGCCCGGAGTGGTCACAAACGACTGCACTGAGTCAGCCAAATAACTGGTTGCCAGCCCCGCCTGCCCGGCACCGATGGTAACAGCTTCCACGCGCTCGACCATTCCAATCCGCCTCATGGCTTTGAGAAACGATGTTGTGCCAAATTCCGGCGGGGAAACGTGCCCCACCCTTTACTGGTCTCTGAGATCCCCAGCTCGTAGGCTCAGCGCGGAAGGACGCAGGTCACGCACAAGCCTTCGAGACTGCGGCCGAAAGAGGAGCGATAGCCAAGAAAGAGTTGCCTTGG contains:
- a CDS encoding adenylate/guanylate cyclase domain-containing protein — its product is MKNLPTGTVTFLFTDIEGSTTLLQRLGDRRYAEVLADHHRLLRQAFAERNGQEIDTQGDAFLVAFPRARDALAAAVAAQQSLLKHPWPDGASLRLRMGLHTGEPLSGETGYVGLDIHRAARIAAVGHGGQILVSDVTHGLVAWDLPKGVSLRDLGEHRLKDLARPDHLFQVVAVDLPADFPPLKSLNVLPNNLPVQLTSFIGREREKAEVRRLLSSTRFLTLTGSGGEGKTRLALQVAAEGLEGFPDGVWLVELAVLSDPSLVPKAVASALGVPEQPGRSLTETLTDSLRGKSILVILDNCEHLVAACAHLASALLRACPNLIILATSREALGVTGETTWRVTSLSLPDPERLPPLDQFTEYEAIRLFVDRAVATAPQFAVTNRNALAIAQICHRLDGIPLAIELAAARVKVLAVEQIASRLDDRFRLLTGGSRTALPRQQTLRAAMDWSYRLLTETERWLLQRLSVFAGGWTLDAAEGVCTGGNVEATDILELLTSLVDKSLVLAETQRGEARYRLLDTVRQYARDRLAETGDEADVRTRHRAWYVAFAERADREYRGPRQRIWRDYDNLRAALVWGKEDPGGAEATLRLVGALIWFWWLSGNLTEPRGWIEEALIRKGDAPRSVLPEVYWGAAHFAWRFDDYERAKAFASEGLAIARDLGDKWNGAFLEASLGIVAMRQMVYRDATKHTEEAVRLAREAGDKWRLSICLNQQGIVARFQGNLGLAGDLHKEALSLSEDTADPAIISYTLRWIGFVALQQGDYQYAVEVFMESLRLSREAGYRVTILMCLLGLADVFSALKQDDRAARLFAAAEALRAAIGHLLAPQDQAEYEGLLASARSRLGAAPFAAAWAEGRAMTLEQAIDYALATETG